One stretch of Variovorax sp. TBS-050B DNA includes these proteins:
- a CDS encoding UdgX family uracil-DNA binding protein (This protein belongs to the uracil DNA glycosylase superfamily, members of which act in excision repair of DNA. However, it belongs more specifically to UdgX branch, whose founding member was found to bind uracil in DNA (where it does not belong), without cleaving it, appears to promote DNA repair by a pathway involving RecA, rather than base excision.), with protein MRVRLGDPVDLDAFRRHARQLLARGVPPGEVEWIEAGADGLFGEAACGAETAAPAAAGARQPSVPASFLALCADVILHREAQRFDLLYRLLWRLAHEPALRHDPLDAEMLRARRMAKAVHHDIHKMRAFVRFTRVVDADGLERHVAWFEPAHRIVEANAPFFARRFAQMRWAILTPGRCVEWDGRALAFREGADRAERPPPDAGERLWLTYYEHIFNPARLKIAMMRREMPRRYWHNLPEAALIQPLAEAAAARSQAMIDAPATPARRIRAPIALHPLPAQGAAPASLDELRAAAHACRACPIGALATQAVCGEGPHAPSHMLVGEQPGDQEDLAGRPFVGPAGQLLDRAMAQLGWAREGVYLANAVKHFKYELRGKRRIHKTAGQREAEACAHWLEHEIALVQPQALVALGATAARTLLGRPVAVQAERGAWLHERADGRPVFVTLHPSALLRLPEGEREAACARWRDELALARGTVSAAIAA; from the coding sequence ATGCGCGTGCGGCTCGGCGACCCGGTCGACCTCGATGCCTTCCGCCGTCATGCGCGGCAACTGCTCGCGCGCGGCGTGCCGCCCGGCGAGGTCGAATGGATCGAGGCCGGCGCGGACGGCCTGTTCGGCGAGGCGGCCTGCGGCGCCGAAACCGCAGCCCCCGCGGCGGCCGGCGCGCGGCAGCCGTCCGTGCCCGCGTCCTTCCTCGCGCTGTGCGCCGACGTGATCCTGCACCGCGAGGCGCAGCGCTTCGACCTGCTCTACCGCCTGCTGTGGCGCCTCGCGCACGAGCCCGCGCTGCGCCACGATCCGCTCGATGCCGAGATGCTGCGCGCGCGCCGCATGGCCAAGGCGGTGCACCACGACATCCACAAGATGCGCGCCTTCGTGCGCTTCACGCGCGTGGTCGATGCGGACGGCCTCGAGCGCCACGTGGCCTGGTTCGAGCCCGCGCACCGCATCGTCGAGGCCAATGCGCCCTTCTTCGCGCGCCGCTTCGCGCAGATGCGCTGGGCCATCCTCACGCCCGGGCGTTGTGTCGAATGGGACGGCCGCGCGCTGGCCTTCCGCGAGGGCGCCGACCGCGCCGAGCGCCCGCCGCCCGATGCCGGCGAGCGGCTCTGGCTCACCTACTACGAGCACATCTTCAATCCCGCGCGGCTCAAGATCGCGATGATGCGGCGCGAGATGCCGCGGCGCTACTGGCACAACCTGCCCGAGGCCGCGCTGATCCAGCCGCTGGCCGAGGCCGCCGCGGCGCGCAGCCAGGCCATGATCGATGCGCCGGCCACGCCAGCGCGGCGCATCCGCGCGCCGATCGCGCTGCATCCGCTGCCTGCCCAAGGCGCCGCGCCCGCGAGCCTCGACGAACTGCGGGCCGCCGCGCACGCCTGCCGCGCCTGCCCGATCGGCGCACTCGCCACGCAGGCGGTCTGCGGCGAGGGGCCGCACGCGCCAAGCCACATGCTCGTCGGCGAACAGCCGGGCGACCAGGAAGACCTGGCCGGCCGTCCTTTCGTCGGTCCGGCCGGCCAGCTGCTCGACCGCGCGATGGCGCAGCTCGGCTGGGCGCGCGAGGGCGTCTACCTCGCCAATGCGGTCAAGCACTTCAAGTACGAACTGCGCGGCAAGCGCCGCATCCACAAGACCGCGGGCCAGCGCGAGGCCGAGGCCTGCGCGCACTGGCTCGAGCACGAGATCGCCCTCGTGCAGCCGCAGGCGCTGGTCGCGCTCGGCGCCACGGCCGCGCGAACGCTGCTCGGCCGGCCGGTGGCGGTGCAGGCCGAGCGCGGCGCCTGGCTGCACGAGCGCGCCGACGGCCGGCCGGTGTTCGTCACGCTGCATCCGTCGGCGCTGCTGCGGCTGCCCGAGGGCGAACGCGAGGCCGCCTGTGCGCGCTGGCGCGACGAGCTCGCGCTCGCGCGCGGCACGGTTTCTGCTGCGATCGCCGCATGA
- a CDS encoding ureidoglycolate lyase: MTHDVAASTGGAATMLAPRPLTPQAFAPFGTVIAVPEGAEGRAINGGNARRFDLLSDLRLDAGGGRPMLALFRAQARRFPHEVAELERHALGSQAFVPLGMRRFVIVVARAGAAPAGAGELAAFATDGQQGVVLAPGTWHHALLAVDAGDFVVIERGAAGAIDCEVCRLRVPVRVDGP; the protein is encoded by the coding sequence ATGACACACGATGTTGCTGCTTCCACCGGCGGCGCCGCCACCATGCTCGCGCCACGGCCGCTGACGCCGCAGGCCTTCGCGCCCTTCGGCACCGTGATCGCCGTGCCCGAAGGCGCCGAGGGCCGCGCGATCAACGGCGGCAACGCGCGGCGCTTCGACCTGCTGTCCGACCTGCGGCTCGATGCCGGCGGCGGCCGCCCGATGCTCGCGTTGTTCCGCGCCCAGGCCCGGCGCTTTCCGCACGAGGTCGCCGAGCTGGAGCGGCATGCGCTCGGCAGCCAGGCCTTCGTGCCGCTGGGCATGCGGCGCTTCGTGATCGTGGTGGCGCGCGCGGGCGCTGCACCCGCGGGCGCCGGCGAGCTTGCCGCCTTCGCGACCGACGGCCAGCAGGGCGTGGTGCTTGCACCCGGCACCTGGCATCACGCGCTGCTGGCGGTCGATGCCGGCGATTTCGTCGTGATCGAGCGCGGCGCCGCGGGCGCGATCGATTGCGAGGTGTGCCGGCTGCGCGTGCCGGTGCGCGTCGACGGGCCCTAG